A single genomic interval of Scyliorhinus canicula chromosome 15, sScyCan1.1, whole genome shotgun sequence harbors:
- the LOC119978150 gene encoding mucin-6-like, translating into MADNEISLKNFTPPSAVPNKDQGNVSRKKLSGQPVLESSGGAWGMSPGSHTHSSSGQLTSTWSVEPTEINSSEDDMDTRSDANSRLVSTPLGEPKSPLKISGDLGTTDQASKAQSAGRIPPSHATAPKVSSVTANLSADVVSFDQWRSSQQDHSDTYGITLSAHREIELVTRPQSRDKMEAPVTLTPAHDLSTHSSILVDEGVVEMSPGSGCANRVERSSTASDTTWTESQDQNALPGVPAKPSELITPQSDQDRKQESESDQHTLFFSHITDIPTSESPSVQNANTENLVNSFKMNSVAGVNQPDPTHWALNFKATSSDFDGTVTPALSQVKIKSLSSSWNIFEFPELLTHSSNLPVQEVTNGAETDTATLSYESGPRSSERRPEIPPVVATLSGAVATQSAGSQFPVMRENAFTTQGVWFANRIPSSISFNPGMTLVAISADGNGGVMVSSEAMEDSGGATGRGSETENTRDTSVEDGGNVTMFTSAKDSMTTAIATRTQRLEVTPAAKSSSGISVIFDLSGTEKDVNRLKAVPDSMTKTMVTTEPSGKTIRFEGGTSPPSNSGGPNTGGLPTEGNFVSGEIVPIFSPRTSAPEPITLQPPANASLPSVEVDHSASPPQEIFPTTLSLTGLSERTSTVLEGSTSLTNTRGTIAPTSSKTTMPRPDNPMSSSGRTDESQTSADERLRETSAPVMNQAFQDATVLSRPVDASGYPSFTPESLDQTQSATRPATLPHLPVPTYSVVSVTNLAQPLPSVPTVKTVSQSSTDQTGIGSSQTLGSSSVSGRGEPAWPTTVNLKFTIPPLPASSSVEEEENIATSEGTPLSWTLPLNQLASEPTDGSPGLSVSHVDTNDLNTNRSQSPQPGGSEQWQREILSTLAAAHSATIEGFRTWDQSDLGILSTGHGVDPTLGSSVSPEGTTSLPTAAVLSPRNPTTPTRNRDNSWALSRDETSLSSPIPAMGTLTSLMPTSQPLHSDVNPTPSERAAQTTVHQPTQGTLGEVMTSILSFTPTEKRKQIFIVGNELPLIKEGLRVKIPTKLILDMNFTLQLGDSTSEEYQNLAEDFTHKVSPFYKKVPGFQQLLVKHFR; encoded by the exons ATGGCGGATAATGAAATAAGTTTGAAAAATTTCACTCCACCTTCAGCTGTTCCAAACAAAGACCAGGGAAATGTGAGCAGAAAGAAACTGAGCGGCCAGCCTGTCCTGGAGTCATCAGGAGGTGCCTGGGGCATGTCCCCTGGATCACACACCCATTCCAGTTCAGGGCAGCTAACCAGCACATGGTCTGTGGAACCCACTGAGATAAACAGCAGTGAGGATGACATGGATACCAGAAGTGATGCCAATAGCCGCCTGGTCAGTACTCCACTGGGAGAACCAAAATCCCCACTAAAGATCTCAGGAGATCTTGGAACAACTGACCAAGCATCAAAGGCCCAATCAGCAGGGAGGATCCCACCATCACATGCAACGGCACCTAAAGTCTCCTCGGTCACAGCAAACCTTTCTGCAGACGTGGTTTCCTTTGATCAATGGAGGAGTAGCCAGCAGGACCACTCTGACACATATGGCATCACACTTTCGGCACACCGTGAGATTGAGTTAGTGACAAGGCCCCAGTCACGGGACAAAATGGAGGCTCCAGTCACATTGACCCCAGCCCACGACCTTTCAACTCACTCAAGTATTCTTGTCGACGAGGGAGTGGTGGAGATGTCCCCAGGGAGTGGTTGTGCAAACAGGGTGGAACGATCCAGTACAGCTAGCGATACAACATGGACTGAGAGCCAGGACCAAAACGCCCTTCCTGGTGTCCCTGCCAAACCCAGTGAGCTTATCACACCTCAGTCAGATCAAGACAGGAAACAGGAAAGTGAGTCAGACCAACACACGCTTTTTTTCTCTCACATCACTGACATTCCTACCTCAGAATCACCCTCCGTTCAAAATGCAAACACAGAAAACCTTGTAAACAGTTTCAAGATGAATTCAGTGGCAGGAGTGAATCAACCAGACCCCACTCATTGGGCTTTGAATTTTAAAGCCACTTCATCAGATTTTGATGGAACCGTTACACCAGCTCTCAGCCAAGTAAAGATTAAATCCCTGTCCAGTTCCTGGAACATATTTGAATTTCCTGAGTTGCTGACCCATTCTTCAAACCTTCCAGTACAGGAAGTTACTAATGGCGCTGAAACAGATACAGCAACACTGAGCTATGAGTCGGGACCCAGGAGCAGTGAACGTCGCCCTGAAATACCTCCAGTAGTTGCCACTCTGAGTGGGGCTGTTGCAACACAGAGTGCTGGATCACAGTTCCCGGTAATGCGTGAAAATGCCTTCACGACACAAGGGGTATGGTTCGCCAACAGAATCCCCAGTTCCATTTCATTCAATCCAGGTATGACTCTTGTTGCCATTTCTGCTGATGGAAATGGAGGGGTAATGGTGTCAAGTGAAGCAATGGAGGATAGTGGTGGTGCTACAGGCAGGGGCTCTGAGACTGAGAACACCAGAGACACCTCAGTGGAGGATGGTGGGAACGTGACAATGTTCACCAGTGCCAAAGACAGTATGACCACGGCAATAGCCACTCGCACCCAAAGGTTAGAGGTTACTCCAGCTGCTAAAAGTAGTTCTGGCATCTCAGTCATTTTCGATTTATCAGGGACTGAAAAGGATGTCAACAGATTGAAGGCTGTCCCTGACAGCATGACTAAAACAATGGTTACCACAGAACCTTCTGGTAAAACCATTCGGTTTGAGGGAGGAACCAGTCCACCATCAAATTCTGGAGGGCCAAATACAGGTGGGCTCCCAACTGAGGGTAACTTTGTATCTGGAGAGATAGTGCCAATATTCAGCCCAAGAACATCTGCACCAGAGCCCATCACACTACAGCCACCAGCAAATGCAAGCCTGCCATCTGTTGAAGTTGATCACAGCGCATCCCCACCTCAAGAGATCTTTCCAACCACCCTGTCACTCACAGGGTTGTCAGAGAGAACTTCAACAGTCTTGGAGGGGTCTACATCGCTGACCAATACCAGAGGAACCATTGCTCCAACCTCAAGTAAAACCACAATGCCCAGACCTGACAATCCAATGTCATCTTCGGGAAGGACAGATGAATCACAAACGTCTGCAGACGAGAGGCTTAGAGAGACTTCAGCCCCAGTAATGAACCAAGCTTTCCAGGACGCGACAGTGCTGAGCAGACCAGTAGATGCCTCAGGatatccatccttcactccagaATCTTTGGATCAAACTCAGTCTGCCACTAGGCCTGCAACACTGCCTCACCTCCCAGTGCCGACTTACTCCGTTGTTTCAGTGACAAACCTGGCACAGCCTCTGCCATCTGTACCCACCGTTAAGACAGTATCTCAATCATCTACTGACCAGACTGGCATTGGGAGTTCACAAACACTTGGCAGCTCCTCTGTCTCGGGTAGAGGGGAACCAGCTTGGCCAACCACTGTCAATCTGAAGTTtacaattcctcctcttccagctTCTTCTTCTGTCGAAGAGGAAGAAAATATAGCAACCAGCGAGGGAACACCCTTGTCGTGGACGCTGCCGTTGAACCAGTTGGCATCAGAACCTACTGATGGTTCTCCAGGACTTAGTGTCTCACATGTTGACACAAATGATCTTAACACCAATCGATCCCAATCACCTCAGCCTGGAGGAAGCGAACAATGGCAAAGGGAAATATTGTCAACacttgctgctgcacactctgccacCATTGAGGGCTTTCGGACTTGGGATCAGTCTGATTTAGGGATATTGTCAACCGGCCATGGGGTAGACCCAACCTTGGGGTCCTCCGTTTCTCCTGAAGGAACCACATCACTTCCAACAGCTGCAGTGTTAAGTCCCAGGAATCCCACTACCCCAACACGTAACAGGGACAACAGCTGGGCGCTGAGCAGGGATGAGACCTCTCTAAGCTCGCCCATCCCAGCAATGGGAACGCTGACATCCCTGATGCCAACGTCCCAGCCACTGCACTCGGACGTTAACCCAACACCATCAGAAAGAGCTGCTCAAACCACAGTGCATCAACCTACACAAGGCACGCTGGGGGAGGTGATGACCTCAATCCTGTCGTTCACTCCAACAGAGAAACGCAAACAAATTTTTATCGTGGGGAATGAGCTGCCACTGATCAAAG AGGGCCTCAGAGTGAAGATCCCAACAAAACTCATTCTGGACATGAACTTCACCCTCCAATTGGGAGACTCGACATCTGAAGAATACCAGAACTTGGCCGAGGATTTCACACACAAG